Proteins encoded in a region of the Pelmatolapia mariae isolate MD_Pm_ZW linkage group LG16_19, Pm_UMD_F_2, whole genome shotgun sequence genome:
- the cnih1 gene encoding protein cornichon homolog 1 codes for MAFTFAAFCYMLALLLTAALIFFAIWHIIAFDELKTDYKNPIDQCNTLNPLVLPEYLIHFFFCVMFFCAAEWLTLCLNLPLLAYHVWRYMSRPVMSCPGLYDPTTIMNADILAYCQKEGWCKLAFYLLSFFYYLYGMIYVLVSS; via the exons ATGGCGTTCACATTCGCGGCCTTTTGCTACATGCTCGCTTTGCTGCTAACGGCGGCGCTTATCTTCTTCGCTATCTGGCAT ATAATCGCTTTCGATGAGCTGAAGACTGACTACAAGAATCCTATAGATCAATGTAACACTTTAAATCCG CTGGTGCTCCCAGAGTATCTTATCCACTTCTTCTTCTGCGTGATGTTCTTCTGTGCGGCCGAGTGGCTCACCCTCTGTCTCAACTTACCACTGCTGGCTTATCATGTCTGGAG GTATATGAGCAGACCTGTGATGAGCTGTCCAGGACTTTACGACCCAACAACCATCATGAACGCTGACATCCTGGCGTACTGTCAAAAAGAAGGCTGGTGCAAACTGGCTTTCTACCTGCTGTCATTCTTCTACTATCTCTACGG GATGATCTACGTTCTGGTGAGCTCTTAA